In Deltaproteobacteria bacterium, the sequence GGCGGCTGCCTCGTGGGGCTGTGCCGGGGGTTCGGGCCGCAAAGGCGTAAAGATCCCGCCTGGCGCGGGCCGAACCCCCGGTACAGCCGAAGAGCCGAATAACATACGATGAGGCAGGGGGGAAACGCGGGACTACGGCCCTTCTGCAGAAAGTTTCCCCCAGGGTAATTGGGGATGGGCCGGCCCCCCTGGGGCGGAAGCCCTCCCCGGAGAACCCTCAATGATAAGACTCCGCAACATCAGGAAGGTCTACCGCATGGGCTCCACCGAGGTGGAGGCCCTCAAGGGCGTGAGTTTCGAGATCGGCGCGGGCGAATTCGTGGCCGTCACCGGACCGTCGGGAAGCGGCAAGAGCACGCTCATGAACCTCCTCGGCTGTCTCGACCGTCCCAGTTCCGGCACCTACGAGCTCAACGGAGTGCGCGTGGACGGCATGAGCCGCGACGAGCTCGCGCGTGTGCGCAACAGGAACATAGGCTTCGTCTTCCAGAGCTTCAACCTGCTGAGCCGCCACAGCGCACTCGAGAACGTGGAGCTGCCGCTCTTCTACGCCGGCATACGGCGCACCGCCGAGCCCGCGCGCAAGGCCCTGGAGGAAGTGGGACTGGGACACCGCATCCACCATCATCCAAACCAGCTCTCGGGAGGCGAGCGCCAGCGCGTGGCCATAGCCAGGGCCATTGTCCTCTCGCCTCCGCTCATACTGGCCGACGAGCCGACGGGCAACCTCGACACGAAGACGGGGGACGAGATAATGGAGCTCTTCGAGCTGCTCAACGCCATGGGCACGACGATCATCATCGTCACCCACGAGGACGAGGTGGCCCGCCGCACGCGCCGCGTCGTGAAGATCCGCGACGGCGCGGTCGTCTCGGACAGCCCGGTGCCGTGAGGGACTGAAGGGATGCAGGTACTGAAGGTGGCCTTCCGGGCCATCGGCGCGAACAAGCTGCGAACGTCGCTCACCATGCTCGGCATAATCATCGGCGTGGGCGCCATCATAACGATGGTGGCCATCGGCGAGGGGGCCAAGCGCAAGGTGACCGAGTCCATAAGCAGGATCGGCACGAACCTGCTGCGCGTAAGGCCGGGCGCGGCGCGCCTGGGCCACATCGCCTCCGGCACCGTCGAAACGCTCACCCTCGCCGACGCAAGGGCCGTCGGCCGCTCCATACGGGGCGTGAAGTCCGTGAGCCCGGCGGTGAGCAACATGGGGCAGGTCAAGTACTCGAACAGGAACGCCACCACGCTCATCACGGGCACCACGCCCGAGTACGTGGCCATAAACAGCTTCAGGGTCGGCCGGGGCCGCTTCTTCACCGACCGCGAGGTGAGGCTCATGAAGCGGGTGGCCGTCCTCGGCATGACGGTCAAAAAAGACCTCTTCGGCGAGGCCCCGGCCCTGGGACGCAAGATAAGGATAGAGGGCCAGTCCTTCCTCGTCATAGGAGTAATGGAGCCCAAGGGGCAGACCTCGTGGAGGGACCCGGACGACCAGATATTCGTGCCCGTGACGACCTCGCAGAAACGGCTCTTCATCCAGGAGTACGTGAGCGACATCTATATCCACGTGGCCAACATCGAGGACATTCCCCGGGTGAAACGCGAGGTGGAACGGCTTCTGCGCGCAAGGCACAGGCTCGCCGAAGGCGTCGAGTCGGACTTCAACATACGGGACTACACGGAGTTCATAAAGACGCTCCGCGAGACGAGCCAGACC encodes:
- a CDS encoding ABC transporter ATP-binding protein, whose product is MIRLRNIRKVYRMGSTEVEALKGVSFEIGAGEFVAVTGPSGSGKSTLMNLLGCLDRPSSGTYELNGVRVDGMSRDELARVRNRNIGFVFQSFNLLSRHSALENVELPLFYAGIRRTAEPARKALEEVGLGHRIHHHPNQLSGGERQRVAIARAIVLSPPLILADEPTGNLDTKTGDEIMELFELLNAMGTTIIIVTHEDEVARRTRRVVKIRDGAVVSDSPVP
- a CDS encoding FtsX-like permease family protein, producing the protein MQVLKVAFRAIGANKLRTSLTMLGIIIGVGAIITMVAIGEGAKRKVTESISRIGTNLLRVRPGAARLGHIASGTVETLTLADARAVGRSIRGVKSVSPAVSNMGQVKYSNRNATTLITGTTPEYVAINSFRVGRGRFFTDREVRLMKRVAVLGMTVKKDLFGEAPALGRKIRIEGQSFLVIGVMEPKGQTSWRDPDDQIFVPVTTSQKRLFIQEYVSDIYIHVANIEDIPRVKREVERLLRARHRLAEGVESDFNIRDYTEFIKTLRETSQTFTVLLASIAAVSLIVGGIGVMNIMLVTVTERTREIGIRMAVGARGRDILRQFLVEALAITITGGLIGIGFGAGASWAISEVWGEWETVITPFSVALAFVFSALVGLVFGLYPAWKASRMDPIEALRYE